The segment GCGGAAATGGCTGAAACGATCGACTAAATTCCGTCATAAGGGGGAGAAGTCCTGTTCTAGCTAGAGCCTGATCCCCAGCCGCAGGTTCACTTCGTTCCCAACCTTCTCTGCGCGAGCTTTCCGATGCTGAACACGATAGCCCGTCCGACGATGTTTCTGGTTGTTGCGCTCGCCGCGTCGTTGACCATTGCGGCGCCGCCGATCGTTCTTCGTCCCGACATGCTGAACGATCTTTCGGGACGAAGCGGACAGGCCGAATTGGTCGACGAGCAAAATAAGCTTGCCGACCCGGCCTACAAGCCAACCAGCAAGCCGAAAGCCAACTGGCAAGGCGCCGCGCTTTACTACCCGCGGCCGGTCGTGATCGACTTGGGGCAGATGCATCAGTTATCGGCGATTCGCTTTTATGATGTCGAAGGGAACGGCCTGATCACGATTGCAGCGCGTGTGGGGGACAAGTGGCAAGAACTCGGTCGCGATGAACTGAAGAAGTACAACGCGTGGTCGGAACATCCGCTTGATGTGGAGTGCCGCTATCTACGACTGACGTTCGCAACTCCTGCTGCGGCGATTGCGGAAGTGGCGCTCGAGGGGAAGCCGGTCGGCGCAGCGCCCGAGGTTGCGAAGAAGATCGAACCGCCGCAGCCGCCGCCGATGGACAAGTTCATCGGCGTGAACGGTTTCATTGATGATCCGGTCGAACGTCTCGCGGCGTTCGGCATGGTGCGCGAATATCACAACGCGCAGTGGGACGACGGCGCGAGCGGCGAGGGAACCGGCGCCTTTCCGCAGCATGCGTTCGCCTACAGCCCCAGCGCCGTGCGCGGCGCCGGTTGGGGATGGGACTTCGATCGCTTCTACACGCAACTGAAAGAAGCAGGCGTCGAGGTTTACCCCTGCGTTCAAGGCGCCGACAAGTACGGAGCGAGCCAACCGTTCAAGCCGCAAGACAAGCCGATCGCCGCGGACGCCGATCCGACCGATCCCGCGTCTTACGCAGCGCATGGGGCGCACTTGTTTCAGACGGCGGCTCGCTATGGAACAGCGAAAGTCGATGAAAGCCTGTTGACGCTCGAAAAGGGACAAGAGCCGAAGAGCGGGCTCGGATTGATCACCGCGATTGAGAACTGGAACGAACCCGATAAGTGGTGGGAAGGGCGCAGCGCCTACTTCAATCCGCTGGAACTCGCGGCGATGTGCAGCGCCGACTACGACGGACATCAAGGGAAGCTAGGACCCGGCGTTGGCGCCAAGAATGCGAATCCGAAGCTGCCGTTCGTGTTGTCGGGTCTGGCCACGACCGAGTTGAGCTATCTGCGGGCGATGGAGTTCTGGGCGGAGCTGCATCGTGGCGGCAGCTTTCCGGCCGACGTGATTAATCTACATCACTACAGCAACGACGCCGGCGGACAAGATGGGCAACCGACGACGGGGATTTCGCCCGAAGAAGACCGGATGAAAGAACGATTCGCCCGGATCGTCGCGTTCCGCAACGAGCATCTGCCGCAGTGCGAGCTGTGGGTGTCGGAGTTTGGCTACGACATTCATCCGAAGTCGGTCCAACGGGCGCCGGCGATCGGCGAGACGAGCGCCGAGGAGACGCAAGCCCGTTGGTTGGTTCGATCGTATCTCGCGCTGGCGGCGGCCGGGGTGGATCGAGCCCAGATGTACATGCTGCGCGACGTGAACGGAGCCGATTCGACCAAGTTCTCCAGCAGCGGAGTGACTAGCAGTAAAGATACGGGTCACCAGCCGCGACGTTCGTGGTATTACATTGCGACGATGAAGAACGTTCTCCATGGGCTGCGATTCGAGAAAGAGATCGAGCAAGAGGAGGACGTTCTGCAATATCGCTTCTCGAGCGAGGACGGCCGCCAGGTCGATCTGATTTGGCTGGGAAGTTCTCGCGATCAGAAGCTGGCCGACTATCAGCTAAACGGCATCGACGGCCAGGTCGAAGTGATTCAGCTGACCGGCGATTCGACTTCGGGGAAGGTAATTGCGAAGGGAGACGCGCAAGGACTGCGGCTCGAGGTGAGCGAATCGCCGCTGTTGGTGCGCAAAAAATAGCCGCGGAGAAGTTTGGTTCTCGCGTGGCTTTCTGGTTATGCATCTCGCCGATTAGAAAATCTTCGGAATAAACATCCGCACGCGACGACGGTACTCTTCGTAGTCGGAACCGTGAACGGCGACCAGGTCTCGTTCTTCCATCGGGATTGCCGCCAGGATGTAGACGGTCGTACCGATCGCGAAGAGCAAGTGACCCACCGACATCGTCGGCGTCATCCAAAAGACCAGGAACCAGCCGACGTACAGCGGATGGCGAATGTACCGATATAACACCGGCATCTGGAACTTCAGCGGAGTATATTCGACGCCGCGGAAGTAGAGCCACGACTGACGCATGCCGAACAGGTCGAAGTGATTGATCAAGCAGGAGGAGAAGAAGATCAACCCCCAACCGCAACCGTACAACGTGTAGAGGATCACTTGCGCCGGCAGCGAAGTCGCATGCCAGACTACCTGCGGCATCGGTTGCCAGACCAGGAACAGGGCGATCATCAAAATGTTGGTCGTCATCACGTATAAGCTACGTTCGGCCGCTTTCGGGATGTACTGCGTCAGCCAACGTTTGAACGCGGGACGGGCCATGCCGGAATGCTGAATGCCGAAGGCGACGATCAGCAGCAAGTTCACCGCGATCGCGCTGGCGGTTCCCAGTTGGACGGGCGCGTCGATCGTGCGGGGGACCCACAAGTTGCCGATAAAACCGATGGAGTAGAGGAATACTCCTAAAAAAGTGACGTAGGCGAGCGCGCCAAACAACAGGACTGCAATTCGTTTTGCCATGACTGGTTCTTTCTATCTCTTGGGGCTGGTTCTTAGTCGGTAACCATGCGAAGCGGAAAGGGGAGCGATTTGTTACGAAAAAAATCGCCCCAGTCCTCCTATTCGACGACCAATTCGCTTTGGACGGCGATCGCATGGGTGATATTGAAAAAATTCGGACTCGTACGGAGGACGGCGGCGTGCAGTTCGGCCAGTTGCTCGGGGGTCGCGTCAGCGCTGATTCGCACCGTCTGGCGAAGCGAGTCGTAACCGTTCGAAACCTTGTCGGCCAATTCAAACATCCC is part of the Blastopirellula sediminis genome and harbors:
- the mddA gene encoding methanethiol S-methyltransferase, with the translated sequence MAKRIAVLLFGALAYVTFLGVFLYSIGFIGNLWVPRTIDAPVQLGTASAIAVNLLLIVAFGIQHSGMARPAFKRWLTQYIPKAAERSLYVMTTNILMIALFLVWQPMPQVVWHATSLPAQVILYTLYGCGWGLIFFSSCLINHFDLFGMRQSWLYFRGVEYTPLKFQMPVLYRYIRHPLYVGWFLVFWMTPTMSVGHLLFAIGTTVYILAAIPMEERDLVAVHGSDYEEYRRRVRMFIPKIF